In Spirobacillus cienkowskii, a genomic segment contains:
- a CDS encoding thioesterase family protein: MNISESKFLNKVLIETKWTDLDAYHHINNSKFFDYMTEARSQLFFEQSLSENAIQLVLYECKISFKKQLKYPNKVWVEQYISKIEGASFDLSYIIKSFKNSEIIHADAEIKMVCFDPIKNKVCRIPKNILEIILKQN, translated from the coding sequence ATGAATATATCAGAAAGCAAGTTTCTTAATAAAGTATTAATTGAAACCAAATGGACCGATCTCGACGCATACCATCACATCAATAACTCTAAATTTTTTGACTATATGACAGAAGCGCGTTCGCAATTATTTTTTGAACAATCGTTATCAGAAAATGCAATACAATTAGTTTTATATGAATGTAAAATTTCTTTTAAAAAACAATTGAAGTATCCTAATAAAGTTTGGGTTGAACAATATATATCAAAAATAGAAGGAGCTAGTTTTGATTTGTCTTATATTATTAAGTCTTTTAAAAATTCTGAGATAATACATGCAGATGCTGAAATTAAAATGGTTTGTTTTGATCCTATTAAAAACAAAGTATGCAGAATACCTAAAAATATACTAGAAATTATTTTAAAACAAAATTAG
- a CDS encoding phytoene/squalene synthase family protein, whose translation MNTRKSNDLQIELNYAESLNYCLNILPNVSRSFAIGIQFLSGELRKSVLVGYLLCRIIDTVEDDLSLSILQKEHYLKKFIDCFKSFEECTAYTKIAENLSGDKNHIQLVANSHKVFHLYFSLSQTTQLTLTRWVCEMAKGMISFIKRYPNGIRLATLDEYKEYCYYVAGTVGHLLTDLWKEYGSRVSINVFNKLQSNASVFGEALQTVNILKDIAWDAKQENSIYIPSDILKKYGVSHEAMLNENLKIESQNAVREILNLAYNDIDIAINYLKNIPAFNFRIRFFCIFPLFLAIATLKKIENSENILTPEKVIKVSRSEVKKIKIYSILCALSNFFIDRSVKKIF comes from the coding sequence ATGAATACTCGTAAAAGTAACGACTTACAAATTGAACTCAATTATGCTGAATCATTAAACTACTGCTTAAATATATTGCCAAATGTATCTCGATCTTTTGCAATTGGCATTCAATTTCTTTCTGGAGAATTGCGAAAATCTGTTTTGGTTGGTTACTTATTATGTAGAATAATTGATACTGTAGAAGATGATTTGTCTTTAAGTATTTTGCAAAAGGAACATTATTTAAAAAAGTTTATAGATTGTTTTAAAAGTTTTGAAGAATGTACTGCTTATACAAAAATAGCTGAAAATTTAAGTGGTGATAAAAATCATATTCAGTTGGTTGCGAATTCTCATAAAGTATTTCATTTATATTTTTCATTATCGCAAACAACGCAACTGACATTAACCCGTTGGGTTTGTGAAATGGCAAAAGGAATGATTTCTTTTATAAAGCGCTATCCCAATGGAATTAGGTTGGCAACTTTAGATGAATACAAAGAATATTGCTATTATGTAGCTGGTACTGTGGGACACTTATTGACAGATTTATGGAAAGAATACGGAAGTCGAGTCAGCATTAATGTTTTTAATAAACTACAAAGTAATGCGAGTGTTTTTGGTGAGGCGCTGCAAACTGTAAATATTTTAAAAGATATAGCATGGGATGCTAAACAAGAAAATTCAATTTATATTCCGTCAGATATTTTAAAAAAATATGGTGTTTCTCATGAAGCAATGTTAAATGAAAACTTAAAGATAGAATCACAAAACGCTGTGCGTGAAATTTTAAATTTAGCTTATAATGATATAGATATTGCAATAAATTATTTAAAAAATATTCCAGCATTTAATTTTAGAATACGGTTTTTTTGCATTTTTCCTTTATTTTTAGCTATAGCAACACTTAAAAAAATAGAAAACTCTGAAAATATATTAACCCCAGAAAAAGTTATTAAAGTGTCACGTTCAGAAGTTAAAAAAATTAAGATTTATTCTATTTTATGTGCGCTATCTAATTTTTTTATAGATAGGTCTGTTAAAAAAATTTTTTAA
- a CDS encoding serine hydrolase domain-containing protein: protein MIKFKLLFKILVIIILTSCVHQVNSSKNIYNLENLKSDLNQIISKENLSAISLAIKCPKVNDFNVIDINLGFNSINGENVTQLSLFQIGSITKTFVATIILQLENEKLLSLEDNIEKYFPQQYKNWSKIKIKNLLNMTSGIHNYNDPKNQYFIGKTLRDPDYYFTNEDLLRLVKSEDLKFVPNSSWMYSNTNYILLGKIIEKVSNSTFSEQLQKRILQPLQMSNTYFIKHRPKTEIPLYKTPYLTQGYFYSLNYKSLFKNLDVNDLSLSYLSYAGSIISTSNDVLKFLNPLFSKKENNNLNNLKKITFNEMNSGYGFGIFFAHDRDLNDLDYFYTGSTNGYLSKMSYLKNSNASYVLLINSTHQLDFNEIDKIVRKYIFKNCY, encoded by the coding sequence GTGATAAAATTCAAATTATTGTTTAAAATTTTAGTGATTATTATTCTAACTTCATGTGTTCATCAAGTTAATTCTAGTAAAAATATTTACAATTTAGAAAATTTGAAAAGTGATTTAAACCAAATAATCTCTAAAGAAAATTTATCAGCTATATCCTTAGCAATAAAGTGTCCAAAAGTTAATGATTTTAATGTTATTGATATTAATTTAGGATTTAATAGTATAAATGGTGAAAATGTAACTCAATTAAGTTTGTTTCAAATTGGTAGTATAACTAAAACTTTTGTTGCAACAATAATTTTACAACTTGAAAATGAAAAATTACTTTCACTTGAAGATAATATTGAAAAATATTTTCCACAACAGTATAAAAATTGGTCAAAAATTAAGATAAAAAATTTACTCAATATGACTAGTGGTATTCATAATTATAATGATCCTAAAAATCAATATTTTATAGGAAAAACATTACGTGATCCTGATTATTATTTTACAAACGAAGATTTATTAAGATTGGTTAAAAGTGAAGATTTAAAATTTGTGCCAAACTCTAGTTGGATGTATTCCAATACCAATTATATTTTACTCGGAAAAATAATTGAAAAAGTAAGTAATTCAACTTTTTCAGAACAATTGCAAAAAAGAATTTTACAGCCTTTACAAATGAGTAATACTTACTTTATTAAACATAGACCAAAAACAGAAATACCACTTTATAAAACTCCTTATTTGACTCAGGGTTATTTTTACTCGTTAAATTATAAATCATTATTCAAAAATCTTGATGTTAATGATCTTAGTTTATCATACTTAAGCTATGCTGGATCAATAATTTCAACATCAAATGATGTACTTAAATTTTTAAATCCTTTATTTTCTAAAAAAGAAAATAACAATTTAAATAACTTAAAAAAAATCACTTTTAATGAAATGAATAGTGGATATGGATTTGGTATATTTTTTGCACATGATCGTGATCTTAACGATTTAGATTACTTTTATACAGGCAGTACAAATGGATATTTATCAAAAATGTCGTATTTAAAAAACAGTAATGCTTCTTATGTGCTATTAATTAATTCGACTCATCAATTAGACTTTAATGAGATAGATAAAATTGTAAGAAAATATATCTTTAAAAACTGTTATTAA
- the rfaE2 gene encoding D-glycero-beta-D-manno-heptose 1-phosphate adenylyltransferase, producing the protein MVKQDITSTPSDIFSLKNTRIFIAGDTILDTYIEGKVTRISPEAPVPVVLENNRKAVPGGAGNVAANIAAMGGAAFLCSRIGNDAEANVLKGILEDYGIETSSLIISNSVPTTTKMRIVSGSSNTVGSQQIVRIDKECCSHISLEEEDRVLELYERFLDSGGNRCLIISDYGKGFLTKTLIKRLIQLSKEYNVPVVTDPKSEDVFRYVGSTVIKPNLNEGRSVVKVIKPGFIPTSFEHEVECIADCYLEASGCDNLVMSLSEHGLISKGKQIQETLKIKTHALKVADVSGAGDTLVAFIAMSLAAGFSLMRATELGNIAAGIACGKPGTSTLSPSEFLAAYKMKSEAIHPEKTINLKTLIQISGDLKLQNKRSVFTNGCFDILHAGHVEYLQKARALGDLLIVGLNSDQSVSRLKGPHRPVQPSFDRASILASLACVDYIIIFEEDTPIETIRSIKPDILVKGADYSLENTIGAKEVLSWGGSVEHITLLPGRSTSSIIQKAQFVR; encoded by the coding sequence ATGGTCAAACAGGATATAACCTCTACACCAAGTGATATTTTTTCTTTAAAAAACACCCGTATTTTTATTGCGGGAGACACAATTCTAGATACATATATTGAAGGCAAAGTCACTCGTATTTCTCCAGAAGCCCCTGTACCAGTGGTTTTAGAAAATAATCGCAAAGCAGTACCTGGAGGCGCAGGCAATGTTGCTGCCAATATTGCTGCAATGGGTGGAGCAGCATTTCTTTGCTCACGTATTGGAAACGATGCAGAAGCGAATGTGCTTAAAGGTATTTTAGAAGATTACGGCATAGAAACAAGCTCATTAATTATTTCTAATTCTGTTCCGACAACTACAAAAATGCGTATTGTTTCTGGTAGCTCCAATACTGTTGGTTCGCAACAAATTGTCCGTATTGATAAAGAATGCTGTAGTCATATCTCATTAGAAGAAGAAGATAGAGTTTTAGAACTGTACGAAAGATTTTTAGATAGCGGCGGTAATCGTTGTTTGATTATTTCTGATTATGGAAAAGGTTTTTTAACCAAAACACTTATTAAAAGGCTCATTCAACTCAGTAAAGAGTATAATGTACCTGTCGTCACCGATCCAAAAAGCGAAGATGTATTTCGTTATGTTGGATCAACTGTGATTAAACCAAACCTTAACGAAGGCCGATCCGTTGTAAAAGTGATTAAACCTGGTTTTATTCCAACATCCTTTGAACATGAAGTAGAATGTATTGCAGATTGCTACCTTGAAGCAAGTGGCTGCGATAACCTTGTGATGAGTCTTTCTGAACATGGTTTAATTAGCAAAGGCAAACAAATACAAGAAACTCTAAAAATCAAAACTCATGCACTAAAAGTTGCTGATGTTTCTGGTGCAGGAGATACCTTAGTTGCTTTTATTGCAATGAGTTTAGCGGCAGGTTTTTCATTAATGCGCGCAACTGAACTTGGCAATATTGCGGCAGGAATTGCTTGCGGTAAGCCAGGTACTTCAACGTTATCTCCTTCTGAATTTTTAGCTGCGTACAAAATGAAAAGTGAAGCGATTCATCCAGAAAAAACAATTAATCTAAAAACGTTAATTCAAATTTCTGGAGATCTGAAACTACAAAACAAACGATCTGTATTTACTAACGGTTGTTTTGACATTTTGCATGCAGGGCATGTGGAATACTTACAAAAAGCAAGAGCGCTTGGCGACTTACTTATAGTTGGACTCAACTCTGATCAGAGCGTATCCCGCTTGAAAGGGCCGCATAGACCCGTTCAACCCTCTTTCGATAGAGCAAGTATTCTTGCGTCACTTGCTTGCGTTGATTACATTATTATTTTTGAAGAAGACACACCAATCGAAACGATACGTTCTATAAAGCCTGATATCTTAGTTAAAGGTGCAGATTATTCACTTGAAAATACAATAGGCGCCAAAGAAGTTTTATCTTGGGGAGGTAGTGTTGAACATATTACTCTATTACCTGGTAGGAGTACATCATCAATAATTCAAAAAGCCCAATTTGTTAGATAG
- a CDS encoding helix-turn-helix transcriptional regulator, translated as MATFDGVNNTQHLRDQILNLIKQKSQRDRVDFSLNALAEAINISSSVFYRLLSQNESKKTKFISEKILKKIADYFQKDGFSITLDEITGCKKVNIEDIQLIAKKNISGISVFNPLNSSEKLFEVVTDIDIRFANNHIIAFLFSDFIAPVFPKGSLWFVNTDKFPESDTICAIDCEKTIHITRYLKTDNNVIFGSLDRNDVAIMKFNHPFKILGEIIKVKLPDV; from the coding sequence ATGGCAACGTTTGATGGAGTTAACAACACACAGCATTTGCGAGATCAAATTTTAAATTTGATTAAACAAAAGTCCCAACGGGATCGTGTTGATTTTTCATTAAATGCTTTAGCCGAAGCTATTAATATTTCTTCTTCGGTTTTTTATCGCTTACTTAGTCAAAATGAATCTAAAAAAACCAAATTTATTTCTGAAAAAATATTAAAAAAAATTGCAGATTACTTTCAAAAAGATGGATTTAGCATCACGTTAGACGAAATCACGGGATGTAAAAAAGTAAACATTGAAGACATTCAATTAATTGCCAAAAAAAATATATCAGGTATTTCTGTTTTTAATCCATTAAATTCTTCTGAAAAACTTTTTGAGGTGGTAACAGATATCGATATTCGCTTTGCCAATAATCACATTATCGCATTTCTTTTTTCTGATTTTATAGCACCTGTGTTTCCAAAAGGTTCTTTGTGGTTTGTAAACACCGATAAATTTCCAGAGAGCGATACAATTTGCGCAATTGACTGTGAGAAAACAATTCATATAACTAGGTATTTAAAAACAGACAATAATGTAATATTTGGCAGTTTGGATAGAAATGATGTTGCTATAATGAAGTTTAATCATCCTTTTAAAATATTAGGCGAAATTATTAAAGTAAAGTTACCTGATGTATAA
- a CDS encoding queuosine precursor transporter — MNYNPEIMENKIHNPKMLSFFILFYTVAMIYANWFDPRLIRIPFLGLETVAGNFIFPLTFLISNIITEVYGFKHARRAIWCGFGLNFLGIILGQLITLLPSPSYADNSAFDSIIQKSTKIVIASGLSYLIAEPLNSIIMSKMKIKLKEFIAIRFICSTIFATLIDSIFFILIAFWGILSINNMIKMILTMWGIKVFIEIFGTPFSVRLVKYLKNYEKMDIYDRKTKYNIFSLDTTYATNENEFYKHHKPEKDQKLHTI, encoded by the coding sequence ATGAATTATAACCCAGAAATTATGGAAAATAAAATCCATAATCCTAAGATGCTGAGCTTTTTTATTCTTTTTTATACAGTTGCAATGATATACGCGAATTGGTTTGATCCCCGATTAATTCGCATTCCATTCTTAGGGTTAGAAACTGTTGCGGGTAATTTTATTTTTCCATTAACATTTTTGATTTCAAATATAATTACAGAAGTATACGGATTTAAACATGCTCGAAGAGCAATTTGGTGTGGTTTTGGGTTAAATTTTTTAGGAATTATTTTAGGCCAATTGATAACTTTACTCCCCTCTCCCAGCTATGCAGACAATTCGGCTTTTGATTCTATTATACAAAAAAGCACTAAAATTGTTATTGCTTCTGGCCTAAGTTATCTAATTGCAGAACCTTTAAACTCAATTATAATGTCAAAAATGAAAATAAAACTTAAAGAATTTATTGCAATTCGTTTTATTTGTTCTACTATATTTGCAACATTAATTGATAGTATCTTTTTTATTTTAATTGCATTTTGGGGAATTTTAAGTATCAATAATATGATAAAAATGATTCTTACGATGTGGGGAATTAAAGTATTTATTGAAATCTTTGGAACTCCATTTTCTGTTAGACTTGTTAAATATTTAAAAAACTATGAAAAAATGGATATCTATGACAGAAAAACAAAATACAATATTTTTAGTTTAGATACGACTTATGCAACTAATGAAAATGAGTTTTACAAACATCACAAACCAGAAAAAGATCAAAAACTACATACTATTTAA
- a CDS encoding RidA family protein, which translates to MKIIATENAPKAIGPYSQAIILGNMIYCSGSIPLNPKTMLVEATTIEAQTEQVLKNMNAILENSGSGLNKVVKTTVFLKNMDDFQKMNGVYERIFKGHAPARSTVQVAKLPLDVMVEIECIATL; encoded by the coding sequence ATGAAAATTATTGCAACTGAAAACGCGCCTAAAGCCATTGGTCCTTATTCACAAGCTATCATATTAGGCAATATGATTTATTGTTCTGGCTCAATTCCTTTAAATCCTAAAACTATGCTTGTAGAAGCGACAACTATAGAAGCACAAACCGAACAAGTTCTTAAAAATATGAACGCTATTCTCGAAAATTCCGGATCAGGATTAAATAAAGTAGTAAAAACAACAGTTTTTCTTAAAAATATGGATGACTTTCAAAAAATGAATGGTGTTTACGAGCGAATTTTTAAAGGACATGCACCTGCGCGCTCAACAGTTCAAGTTGCTAAATTACCTCTTGATGTTATGGTAGAGATCGAATGCATTGCAACTCTTTAA
- a CDS encoding AI-2E family transporter — MRFILTKEQILFFIVTILSFIIIYPFLIPFLFGVAIAYLYEPILNKTISILKIKKEFWKWVLSTLLVIVSVVAIFGPILTLLTTGIQELLTALNLLESELKKPNFLNQKSIDVSRFLKEFSLNYSSDEVVLKFTDGLKQLATMLASEAGIALTATPAFLIKMFLFILTWIFFMIHGKKYRESFLPKIIPWKKERELISNTVSSVLKAFIVVNIFVSFIQAIIIATVLGIFGIPRFALMGIIAFFMSFVPIVGTIPVMLGAAIWIYFSQGSLGAAIGILMCALAVGVLDNLLRPYFMKGGIDLNFFWIFLAIVGGMSMLGLAGALLGPVCFALFVAAIKALDAQKS; from the coding sequence GTGCGTTTTATTTTAACTAAAGAACAAATTTTATTTTTTATTGTTACTATTTTGAGTTTTATTATTATTTATCCATTTTTAATTCCCTTTTTATTTGGAGTTGCCATTGCCTATTTGTACGAGCCAATTTTAAATAAAACTATTTCAATACTAAAAATTAAAAAAGAATTTTGGAAATGGGTATTAAGTACATTACTTGTAATTGTTTCAGTTGTTGCAATATTTGGTCCAATTTTAACTCTTTTAACAACAGGTATACAAGAACTTTTAACCGCTTTAAATTTATTAGAAAGCGAATTAAAAAAACCTAATTTTTTAAACCAAAAATCGATTGATGTTAGCAGGTTTTTAAAAGAATTTTCTTTAAATTATTCTTCTGATGAAGTGGTTTTAAAATTTACAGACGGTTTAAAACAATTAGCAACAATGTTGGCTTCTGAAGCGGGAATAGCCTTAACAGCAACACCGGCTTTTTTAATAAAAATGTTTTTATTTATTTTAACATGGATATTTTTTATGATTCATGGAAAAAAATATCGTGAATCATTTTTACCTAAAATAATCCCTTGGAAAAAAGAGCGTGAATTAATTTCAAATACAGTTTCATCGGTATTAAAAGCTTTTATAGTAGTAAATATTTTTGTTTCTTTTATTCAAGCAATAATAATAGCAACGGTACTAGGTATATTTGGGATTCCGCGTTTTGCGCTTATGGGAATCATCGCATTTTTTATGTCATTTGTGCCAATTGTGGGCACAATCCCTGTAATGCTTGGTGCTGCCATTTGGATCTATTTTAGTCAAGGCTCCCTTGGTGCTGCAATCGGTATTTTAATGTGTGCGTTAGCTGTTGGAGTGTTGGATAATCTACTTAGACCCTATTTTATGAAGGGTGGCATAGATCTTAACTTCTTTTGGATTTTTCTTGCTATTGTGGGGGGGATGTCTATGTTAGGGCTTGCAGGAGCTTTGCTAGGACCCGTATGTTTTGCATTATTTGTGGCAGCTATAAAAGCGCTAGATGCGCAAAAATCCTAA
- a CDS encoding queuosine precursor transporter produces MKEYNYNKSKNNIQNLKNLWILILFYCVAMIFSNWFDIRLIKLPLIGLETDAGTLIFPFTFIISSIITEVYGYKNARWAIWCGLAFNGFGLLFGQLLVQMDSPNYANNQAFDTLIKKNSLIILASTISYLIAEPLNSFLIAKLKIKYSKFIKLRFFSANFISTFIDSAIFSIIAFSFDLRLNELFELFFTMWCIKLFIVFCTLYFTQNIVKHLKTEEKIDIYDKNLKFNIFSLDTLYSQLDNHFKDEKIESIIDDLYLVTIDVNHKELRSIWDLIKIQNYKIFNNFDEFLKTTEFSQNFCLINHTNHTVCGYARIITDYTKYASICEVLIDEKIEDKSLENKFIAKLLSHKTLKQLTVFKINNNQNKQVNMEVLLSPQQPLINDANINEIKIMEKQVN; encoded by the coding sequence ATGAAAGAATACAACTATAATAAATCAAAAAATAATATACAAAATCTTAAAAATTTGTGGATATTAATTTTATTTTACTGTGTAGCCATGATTTTCTCAAACTGGTTTGATATCAGACTTATAAAATTACCTTTAATTGGTCTAGAAACTGATGCTGGCACACTTATTTTCCCTTTTACATTTATAATTTCTAGTATTATTACAGAAGTGTATGGATATAAAAATGCTCGATGGGCTATTTGGTGTGGACTTGCATTTAATGGATTTGGTTTATTATTTGGCCAATTGCTCGTTCAAATGGATTCACCCAATTATGCAAATAATCAAGCATTTGATACTTTGATTAAAAAAAATTCTTTAATAATTTTAGCTTCAACAATAAGCTACCTTATCGCAGAACCCCTTAACAGCTTTCTTATTGCTAAACTTAAAATAAAATATTCAAAATTCATTAAACTTAGATTTTTCTCAGCGAATTTTATATCAACCTTTATTGATAGTGCAATTTTTAGTATTATTGCTTTTAGTTTTGATTTAAGGTTAAATGAATTATTTGAATTATTTTTTACAATGTGGTGTATTAAATTATTTATTGTTTTTTGCACTCTATACTTTACACAAAATATTGTAAAGCATTTAAAGACAGAAGAAAAAATAGACATCTATGACAAAAATTTAAAATTCAATATTTTCAGCTTAGATACATTATACTCACAATTAGATAACCATTTTAAGGATGAAAAAATTGAATCAATAATTGACGATTTATATTTAGTTACTATAGATGTAAATCATAAAGAGTTAAGATCAATATGGGATTTAATAAAAATTCAAAATTATAAAATTTTCAATAATTTTGATGAATTCCTAAAAACCACAGAGTTTTCACAAAATTTCTGTTTAATAAATCACACAAATCATACTGTATGCGGTTACGCAAGAATCATAACGGATTACACAAAATATGCTTCAATTTGCGAAGTTCTTATTGATGAAAAAATTGAAGATAAAAGCTTAGAAAATAAATTTATAGCAAAACTATTAAGCCATAAAACATTAAAACAATTAACTGTATTTAAAATCAACAATAATCAAAATAAGCAAGTAAATATGGAAGTTCTATTATCTCCACAACAACCTTTAATCAATGATGCAAACATCAATGAGATTAAAATAATGGAGAAGCAAGTAAACTAA
- a CDS encoding CRTAC1 family protein has translation MTSKTKKSKILFNDVSYALEDNLPSKYFGVTIFDIDGDHEPEILVANASGNNIIYKYNEETGTFSNIAPNNFMLPHRNTICFSVGDFLGNGNPSVYMMHADAFSGMKQQSDNIIARTSKNCETLRFDNIVDEDSEYQNRYSGRSVAAFDYQGEGKHSFFVTNYQAPSLFFTFNTTINEVQELSRIFGLSQFATGRSVLAQYILNKKAIDILVGNEREANSYFTKIKSGLYFEAAHHFSLEDENNHSRAMAVADFDGNGLTDIVIGAWEGKNSILFQTPEGRFEDQSPPFFKLPKTIRCVIVADFDNDGQEEIFITAFNNRNRMYRYLGNKTWEEIHIGSLALKDLNGSGAAIGDLTGNGFLDIFVTCGEGLPSTNKLFLGVPNRNHWLRIQPLTQHGFPALGAKVRLFLKNGKAQTKHICSGSGYMCQMEPVAHFGLGAEVPEIDRLEITWPGNGADFPPTLTVPGSSISCDAFAQIPFPN, from the coding sequence ATGACTTCAAAAACAAAAAAAAGTAAAATTTTATTTAACGATGTATCTTACGCATTAGAGGATAATTTACCTTCTAAATATTTTGGTGTGACTATCTTTGACATCGATGGAGATCATGAACCAGAAATACTTGTTGCAAATGCAAGTGGTAATAACATTATATATAAATATAATGAAGAAACAGGAACATTTTCAAATATTGCACCAAATAATTTTATGTTACCTCATAGAAATACGATTTGTTTTTCTGTTGGAGATTTTTTAGGTAACGGAAATCCGTCTGTGTATATGATGCATGCAGATGCATTTTCTGGAATGAAGCAGCAGAGTGATAATATTATTGCGAGAACATCAAAAAATTGCGAAACTCTGCGATTTGATAACATTGTTGATGAAGATTCAGAATATCAAAATCGCTATTCTGGTAGAAGTGTTGCGGCCTTTGACTATCAGGGAGAAGGAAAACATTCATTTTTTGTTACAAACTACCAAGCTCCAAGCTTATTTTTTACTTTTAATACAACAATAAATGAAGTCCAAGAGTTATCTCGTATTTTTGGTTTAAGCCAATTTGCAACGGGGCGGAGTGTTTTAGCGCAGTATATTTTAAATAAAAAAGCGATTGATATTCTTGTTGGCAATGAGCGAGAAGCAAATAGTTACTTTACAAAAATAAAGTCAGGTCTTTATTTTGAAGCAGCTCATCATTTTTCGCTAGAAGATGAAAATAATCATTCAAGAGCAATGGCTGTAGCAGATTTTGATGGAAATGGTCTTACAGATATTGTTATAGGTGCGTGGGAAGGTAAAAATTCAATTTTATTTCAAACTCCAGAAGGTAGGTTTGAAGATCAATCTCCTCCTTTTTTTAAGCTTCCAAAAACAATCAGGTGTGTTATTGTTGCAGACTTTGATAATGATGGTCAGGAAGAGATTTTTATAACAGCGTTTAATAATAGAAACCGAATGTATCGTTATCTTGGAAATAAAACTTGGGAAGAAATTCATATCGGTTCATTAGCATTAAAAGATTTAAATGGCTCTGGTGCTGCAATTGGTGATCTGACTGGTAATGGTTTTTTAGATATTTTTGTAACATGTGGTGAGGGGTTGCCAAGCACTAATAAATTATTTTTAGGGGTTCCTAATCGGAATCATTGGCTAAGAATTCAGCCGTTAACACAACACGGATTTCCAGCGTTGGGGGCTAAGGTTAGATTATTTTTAAAAAATGGAAAGGCTCAAACAAAACACATTTGTTCAGGCAGCGGGTATATGTGTCAAATGGAGCCTGTAGCACATTTTGGATTGGGTGCAGAAGTGCCAGAAATTGATCGTCTCGAAATAACATGGCCTGGTAATGGAGCAGATTTTCCACCAACTCTTACTGTCCCTGGAAGTTCTATTTCATGCGATGCATTTGCACAAATTCCTTTTCCTAATTGA